In Pyrus communis chromosome 1, drPyrComm1.1, whole genome shotgun sequence, the following are encoded in one genomic region:
- the LOC137709961 gene encoding peroxidase 72-like produces the protein MAQSMSFILALSLLALFPLCLCDKTPGGYLYPQFYDHSCPRAKQIVKSVVAKAVAREARMAASLLRLHFHDCFVKGCDASLLLDSSQNIISEKRSVPNQNSARGFEVIEEVKSALEKECPSTVSCADILALAARDSTVLTGGPSWEVPLGRRDSMGASLSGSNNNIPAPNNTFQTILTKFKLKKLNIIDLVALSGSHTIGNARCTTFRQRLYNQSGNGLADSTLDQSYAAQLRTRCPRSGGDQNLFFLDFVSPTKFDNSYFKNLLASKGLLSSDEVLVTKNEVSKKLVQQYAENNELFFEQFAKSMVKMGNLSPLTGSMGEIRKRCRKVNS, from the exons ATGGCTCAGTCTATGAGCTTCATTTTAGCCCTTTCTCTTCTTGCATTATTTCCACTATGTTTGTGTGACAAAACCCCTGGTGGGTATCTCTACCCACAGTTCTATGACCACTCCTGCCCCAGAGCAAAACAGATAGTCAAGTCCGTTGTTGCAAAAGCCGTTGCAAGAGAAGCCCGAATGGCGGCTTCTTTGCTCAGACTGCATTTCCATGACTGTTTCGTGAAG GGTTGTGATGCATCACTTCTGCTGGACAGTAGCCAGAACATAATCTCCGAAAAGAGGTCTGTCCCGAACCAGAATTCAGCGCGAGGGTTCGAAGTGATCGAAGAAGTCAAGTCTGCATTGGAGAAGGAGTGCCCCAGCACTGTGTCTTGTGCTGATATTTTGGCTCTTGCTGCTAGAGACTCAACTGTTCTG ACCGGGGGGCCAAGCTGGGAGGTGCCACTAGGAAGAAGAGATTCAATGGGAGCAAGTTTGAGTGGCTCCAACAACAACATCCCAGCCCCAAACAACACATTCCAAACTATTCTCACCAAGTTCAAGTTGAAAAAGCTCAACATTATTGATCTTGTTGCACTATCTG GAAGCCACACCATTGGAAATGCCAGGTGCACCACCTTCAGGCAGAGGCTCTACAACCAGTCCGGCAACGGCCTGGCCGATTCCACCCTCGACCAGTCCTACGCCGCCCAGCTTAGAACGCGGTGCCCGAGATCCGGCGGGGACCAGAACCTGTTCTTCCTGGACTTTGTGAGCCCCACAAAGTTCGACAACAGCTACTTCAAGAACTTGCTGGCCTCCAAGGGACTTCTGAGCTCGGACGAAGTTCTGGTCACGAAAAATGAGGTGTCGAAGAAGTTGGTGCAGCAGTATGCAGAGAACAACGAGCTTTTCTTTGAGCAGTTTGCGAAGTCCATGGTTAAGATGGGGAATCTTTCTCCGCTTACTGGGTCGATGGGAGAGATTAGGAAGCGGTGCAGGAAGGTTAACTCTTAG
- the LOC137743858 gene encoding uncharacterized protein: MQSRRRRFASPSSPSSSRRTFLALLTVLASQALQASAVVVPRSNCYVFDNTSRLVDFSSWIGHPFEYDGGETDLVIRFCKDVESRSQTGYVDFGRFDKYNNFVSGSGHVDYVQGFYNGDLANCETSYDKLGRTAQVNIICGSCLNGQCKGGLGCICNVTYESTCRVFLELAIPCEKPGPRVFKGFTVGFHPRSWELVYDGMTQIGYEKSHHEFSFGTEQRHVTLYMTAMASLSTLVQRSIIKVLPESGLEIKLSGSGATGSAPTTLSPTMLNVEWRCERARDTPYEVNITIPVEGYEPIQFFLAKMCEHRQEKSGESTTGWATFGVLSCIFTVSSTLFCCGGFIYKSRVEQKRGIDALPGMTILSACLETVSDTGQSYTRHEDLNTAFASEASWERSPSPAPPTKGTSKPNESRYGAI; the protein is encoded by the exons ATGCAGAGCCGTCGACGCCGTTTCGCCTcaccttcttctccttcttcctcgcgtcgcacTTTTCTTGCCCTACTTACAG ttCTTGCGTCGCAAGCACTTCAAGCTTCTGCAGTTGTAGTACCGCGATCCAATTGCTACGTTTTCGATAACACTAGCCGCCTTGTCGATTTT AGCAGCTGGATTGGGCATCCGTTTGAGTACGACGGAGGG GAAACCGACTTGGTGATTCGGTTTTGCAAAGATGTGGAGAGTAGATCACAAACG GGATATGTAGATTTCGGTCGATTTGATAAGTACAACAACTTTGTTTCTGGTTCAGGACACGTAGACTATGTTCAA GGGTTTTACAATGGAGACCTGGCAAATTGCGAGACCAGTTATGATAAACTGGGACGAACAGCTCAG GTAAACATTATATGTGGAAGTTGTTTAAATGGACAATGCAAAG GTGGACTTGGATGCATCTGCAATGTCACTTACGAGTCAACTTGCAG AGTTTTTCTAGAGCTGGCCATTCCATGTGAGAAACCAGGACCCCGCGTATTTAAGGGCTTCACTGTAGGTTTCCATCCACGGTCATGGGAGCTT GTTTATGATGGCATGACCCAAATAGGCTATGAAAAATCTCACCATGAGTTTAG CTTTGGGACCGAGCAGAGACATGTAACCCTTTATATGACTGCAATGGCTTCCCTTTCCACTTTGGTGCAAAGGTCTATTATTAAG GTCTTACCAGAAAGTGGCCTGGAGATTAAATTATCGGGGTCGGGAGCAACTGGGAGCGCGCCTACAACTTTGTCACCGACAATGTTAAATGTTGAATGGAGAT GTGAAAGGGCACGTGATACTCCGTATGAAGTGAATATCACTATCCCAGTGGAGGGCTATGAGCCCATCCAGTTTTTTCTTGCCAAAATGTGTG AACATAGGCAGGAGAAGAGTGGAGAGAGTACGACCGGATGGGCTACATTTGGGGTGTTGTCCTGCAT ATTCACTGTATCATCAACACTGTTTTGTTGTGGAGGGTTTATTTACAAGAGTCGAGTTGAACAGAAG CGTGGGATAGACGCATTGCCTGGCATGACAATTCTATCTGCTTGTTTAGAAACT GTGAGTGACACAGGGCAAAGCTACACCCGACACGAAGATCTTAATACTGCCTTTGCCAGTGAAGCCTCTTGGGAACGTTCTCCTTCTCCTGCTCCTCCAACTAAAGGAACATCGAAGCCGAATGAAAGCAGATACGGTGCAATTTGA
- the LOC137740507 gene encoding uncharacterized protein, whose protein sequence is MAKHSVGWVAGQKRWLLAFLVMLSASTVIAFFIRAAFDTCDRGGLDVVDKRVPLGASIGTSPSPLIFMKSKLVLLVSHELSLSGGPLLLMELAFLLRGVGTEVCWVTTMKSSDTDAMTYSLGHKMLDRGVQVLSENGQEVVNTALKADLVVLNTAVSGKWLDVVLRENVPSVLPKVLWWIHEMRGHYFKLDYVKHLPLVAGSMIDSHVTAGYWENRTRERLGIKMPETFVVHLGNSKELMEVAEDSIAKQVLREHVRESLGVRREDLVFAIINSVSRGKGHDLFLRSFYESLQLIQEKKLQLPRMHAVIVGSDMTAHTKFEHELRNFVAKKKIQDRVHFIDKTLTVAPYLAAIDVLVQNSQARGECFGRITIEAMAFQLPVLGTAAGGTTEIVVNGTTGLLHPIGKEGIAPLAKNMVKLATHVERRLTMGKRGFERVKERFLEHHMAIRIAAVLKEVLRKSQSHSDS, encoded by the exons ATGGCCAAGCACTCCGTCGGGTGGGTCGCTGGGCAGAAGCGGTGGCTTCTGGCTTTCCTCGTCATGCTCTCCGCCTCCACCGTGATCGCCTTCTTCATCAGAGCCGCCTTCGACACCTGCGATCGCGGCGGCCTTGACGTCGTTGATAAAAGGGTTCCGTTGGGTGCGTCCATTGGTACCAGTCCTAGCCCCCTCATCTTCATGAAGTCCAAGCTCGTACTGTTGGTCTCCCACGAGCTTTCTCTTTCTG GTGGACCTTTGTTGTTGATGGAGCTAGCATTTTTATTGAGAGGAGTTGGCACTGAAGTTTGTTGGGTTACAACCATGAAATCGTCAGATACAGATGCAATGACATACAGCTTGGGGCACAAGATGTTGGACCGAGGAGTGCAG GTCCTCTCTGAAAATGGCCAAGAAGTTGTAAATACAGCTCTCAAAGCTGATTTGGTTGTATTGAACACTGCGGTTTCTGGGAAATGGTTGGATGTTGTTCTTAGGGAAAATGTTCCCAGTGTTCTCCCGAAAGTGTTGTGGTGGATTCATGAAATGCGTGGCCATTATTTCAAATTGGATTATGTTAagcatcttccacttgttgcaGGTTCTATGATAGATTCACATGTAACAGCAGGATATTGGGAGAATAGGACTCGAGAGCGTTTGGG CATTAAAATGCCAGAGACCTTTGTCGTTCACCTTGGAAACAGCAAGGAACTTATGGAAGTTGCTGAGGACAGTATAGCAAAACAGGTTTTGCGTGAGCATGTCCGGGAGTCTCTTGGAGTGCGAAGAGAAGATCTTGTATTTGCCATCATAAACA GCGTTTCACGTGGAAAAGGCCACGATTTGTTTTTGCGTTCCTTTTATGAAAGCTTGCAACTGATCCAAGAGAAGAAGCTGCAACTGCCGAGAATGCATGCTGTAATTGTGGGGAGTGACATGACTGCTCATACCAAGTTTGAGCATGAGTTACGTAACTTTGTAGCgaagaagaaaattcaagaTCGTGTTCATTTTATAGACAAAACTCTGACTGTAGCTCCATATCTGGCTGCAATTGATGTCCTTGTTCAAAATTCTCAG GCACGGGGAGAATGCTTTGGTAGGATAACTATTGAAGCCATGGCATTTCAGCTGCCTGTATTG GGAACAGCGGCAGGTGGCACAACAGAGATTGTAGTGAACGGAACAACAGGCTTGTTGCATCCTATTGGGAAAGAAGGGATCGCTCCTCTTGCGAAAAATATGGTAAAACTTGCCACTCACGTTGAGAGGAGGCTTACAATGGGGAAGAGAGGATTCGAAAGAGTTAAAGAAAGGTTCCTCGAACACCACATGGCAATTAGAATTGCTGCAGTTCTGAAGGAAGTATTGCGCAAGTCGCAGAGCCACTCAGATTCATAA
- the LOC137714377 gene encoding protein FAR1-RELATED SEQUENCE 5-like isoform X2, translating into MDNDWRGKVLEKNDKEEIFEAIDELKVGMEVSNEAEAYNLCNIYAFKKGFSIRKGNIRRDSHNNVRQRDFFCSKEGFQPDEDLCEVKKVRRLDTRTGCKAMIRFTVDNDVWKISHLNPDHNHEFARPEERQFLRSGRHIPGVRAALVSSVVDGSPKPTQSYSLLGKDSGSAENVGSTNKGCHNCLQRKNEEMLEGRDGQSLLNYFRHKQAEDPNFFYSVQVDQFNRVTNFFWRDSRSKLDYDCFGDAVCFDTTFRTRKYNLICAPFVGVNHHCKNVLFGCAFMSDVSADSITWLLETFMVSMGNKQPKTIFTDEDIAMGNAMASILPETRHRLCIWHISKNAAQYLGSHSTNPEFKEHFNKCFHDCLTEAEFEATWNDMIIKFNLEGNAWLKKLYSLREKWCPAFSLDTYTANIRSPHRGESITGTFHQVSTKTMDLIGLVHHYEKKTRALRTAELEEDFRCKNGTPHLRVNSGIFKHASAEYTVKMYSYFENELMSIFAVRMIEVGNDGNQYIYEAIEEGNHRAYMIDYNSTTAMVLCSCKLFESMGILCRHSLKVLDLKNFTCLPPQYIMKRWTKGAKKRVAVSGDSFESSYKTGKSSQSSRLSSLMHEANNVFSVAALCDSGTRIVRQKLEEAMKLLESDEVTTSMVGNLSKVDD; encoded by the coding sequence ATGGATAACGATTGGCGAGGGAAAGTATTAGAGAAAAATGACAaggaagaaatatttgaagcaATTGATGAACTAAAAGTGGGGATGGAGGTGAGTAATGAAGCTGAAGCTTACAATCTATGCAACATATATGCCTTTAAGAAAGGTTTTAGTATCCGTAAAGGGAATATTCGAAGAGATTCCCACAATAATGTCCGGCAGCGTGactttttttgttcaaaagaagGGTTTCAACCGGATGAAGATTTGTGTGAAGTGAAGAAGGTGAGGAGACTAGACACTAGAACTGGCTGTAAGGCTATGATTCGATTCACTGTGGACAATGAcgtgtggaagatcagtcaccTCAACCCAGATCATAATCACGAGTTTGCTAGGCCTGAAGAAAGACAGTTTCTACGATCAGGTAGACATATACCAGGTGTGCGCGCAGCACTCGTTAGCTCTGTGGTTGATGGGAGTCCAAAACCAACACAATCGTATTCCCTCTTGGGAAAAGACTCTGGCAGCGCTGAGAATGTTGGGTCCACTAATAAGGGTTGTCATAATTGTTTGCAAAGGAAGAATGAAGAAATGTTAGAAGGACGGGATGGACAAAGTTTATTAAACTATTTTAGGCATAAACAAGCGGAGGATCCAAACTTTTTTTACAGTGTTCAAGTGGACCAATTTAACCGGGTGACCAATTTTTTCTGGAGAGATAGTAGATCAAAGTTGGATTATGATTGCTTTGGAGATGCTGTATGCTTTGACACCACATTTCGAACCAGGAAATACAATCTCATTTGTGCTCCTTTTGTGGGAGTTAATCACCACTGCAAGAATGTCTTATTTGGTTGTGCTTTTATGTCGGATGTGAGTGCTGACTCAATTACTTGGTTGCTGGAAACATTTATGGTGTCAATGGGAAATAAACAACCGAAAACTATATTCACAGATGAGGATATTGCAATGGGAAATGCAATGGCGAGTATTCTTCCTGAGACACGCCATCGACTATGCATATGGCACATCTCTAAGAACGCTGCACAGTATCTTGGATCTCATAGTACTAATCCGGAGTTCAAGGAGCACTTTAACAAATGCTTTCATGATTGTCTCACTGAAGCTGAATTTGAAGCTACGTGGAATGACATGATTATTAAGTTCAACCTTGAAGGTAATGCGTGGCTGAAAAAGTTATATTCACTTCGGGAAAAATGGTGCCCTGCTTTTAGCTTAGATACTTACACAGCGAATATTAGATCCCCCCATAGAGGCGAGAGCATAACTGGTACTTTTCATCAAGTTTCTACAAAAACAATGGATCTCATTGGTCTTGTCCACCATTACGAGAAAAAAACAAGAGCGCTGCGCACAGCAGAGTTGGAGGAGGATTTTCGTTGTAAAAATGGTACGCCTCATCTTAGAGTAAATAGTGGTATCTTTAAGCATGCATCTGCTGAGTACACTGTCAAAATGTATTCATACTTTGAAAATGAGCTTATGAGTATCTTTGCGGTGAGGATGATAGAAGTTGGTAATGATGGCAACCAATATATTTACGAAGCAATCGAAGAAGGTAATCACAGAGCCTACATGATTGACTACAACTCCACTACTGCCATGGTTTTGTGTTCTTGTAAGTTATTTGAATCCATGGGGATTTTGTGCCGGCATTCCCTAAAAGTATTGGACTTAAAAAACTTCACTTGCTTACCACCCCAATACATAATGAAGAGATGGACTAAAGGGGCAAAGAAAAGGGTTGCAGTGAGTGGTGATTCATTTGAGTCGTCATACAAAACGGGGAAATCTTCCCAGTCGTCACGGCTAAGTTCATTGATGCATGAAGCAAATAATGTTTTCAGTGTAGCTGCATTATGTGATTCGGGAACAAGAATCGTCAGACAAAAGTTAGAGGAAGCGATGAAGTTACTTGAAAGTGATGAGGTAACTACTTCCATGGTGGGAAATTTGAGCAAAGTCGATGACTAA
- the LOC137714377 gene encoding protein FAR1-RELATED SEQUENCE 5-like isoform X1: MIRELFWVMDNDWRGKVLEKNDKEEIFEAIDELKVGMEVSNEAEAYNLCNIYAFKKGFSIRKGNIRRDSHNNVRQRDFFCSKEGFQPDEDLCEVKKVRRLDTRTGCKAMIRFTVDNDVWKISHLNPDHNHEFARPEERQFLRSGRHIPGVRAALVSSVVDGSPKPTQSYSLLGKDSGSAENVGSTNKGCHNCLQRKNEEMLEGRDGQSLLNYFRHKQAEDPNFFYSVQVDQFNRVTNFFWRDSRSKLDYDCFGDAVCFDTTFRTRKYNLICAPFVGVNHHCKNVLFGCAFMSDVSADSITWLLETFMVSMGNKQPKTIFTDEDIAMGNAMASILPETRHRLCIWHISKNAAQYLGSHSTNPEFKEHFNKCFHDCLTEAEFEATWNDMIIKFNLEGNAWLKKLYSLREKWCPAFSLDTYTANIRSPHRGESITGTFHQVSTKTMDLIGLVHHYEKKTRALRTAELEEDFRCKNGTPHLRVNSGIFKHASAEYTVKMYSYFENELMSIFAVRMIEVGNDGNQYIYEAIEEGNHRAYMIDYNSTTAMVLCSCKLFESMGILCRHSLKVLDLKNFTCLPPQYIMKRWTKGAKKRVAVSGDSFESSYKTGKSSQSSRLSSLMHEANNVFSVAALCDSGTRIVRQKLEEAMKLLESDEVTTSMVGNLSKVDD, from the coding sequence ATGATTAGGGAGTTATTTTGGGTAATGGATAACGATTGGCGAGGGAAAGTATTAGAGAAAAATGACAaggaagaaatatttgaagcaATTGATGAACTAAAAGTGGGGATGGAGGTGAGTAATGAAGCTGAAGCTTACAATCTATGCAACATATATGCCTTTAAGAAAGGTTTTAGTATCCGTAAAGGGAATATTCGAAGAGATTCCCACAATAATGTCCGGCAGCGTGactttttttgttcaaaagaagGGTTTCAACCGGATGAAGATTTGTGTGAAGTGAAGAAGGTGAGGAGACTAGACACTAGAACTGGCTGTAAGGCTATGATTCGATTCACTGTGGACAATGAcgtgtggaagatcagtcaccTCAACCCAGATCATAATCACGAGTTTGCTAGGCCTGAAGAAAGACAGTTTCTACGATCAGGTAGACATATACCAGGTGTGCGCGCAGCACTCGTTAGCTCTGTGGTTGATGGGAGTCCAAAACCAACACAATCGTATTCCCTCTTGGGAAAAGACTCTGGCAGCGCTGAGAATGTTGGGTCCACTAATAAGGGTTGTCATAATTGTTTGCAAAGGAAGAATGAAGAAATGTTAGAAGGACGGGATGGACAAAGTTTATTAAACTATTTTAGGCATAAACAAGCGGAGGATCCAAACTTTTTTTACAGTGTTCAAGTGGACCAATTTAACCGGGTGACCAATTTTTTCTGGAGAGATAGTAGATCAAAGTTGGATTATGATTGCTTTGGAGATGCTGTATGCTTTGACACCACATTTCGAACCAGGAAATACAATCTCATTTGTGCTCCTTTTGTGGGAGTTAATCACCACTGCAAGAATGTCTTATTTGGTTGTGCTTTTATGTCGGATGTGAGTGCTGACTCAATTACTTGGTTGCTGGAAACATTTATGGTGTCAATGGGAAATAAACAACCGAAAACTATATTCACAGATGAGGATATTGCAATGGGAAATGCAATGGCGAGTATTCTTCCTGAGACACGCCATCGACTATGCATATGGCACATCTCTAAGAACGCTGCACAGTATCTTGGATCTCATAGTACTAATCCGGAGTTCAAGGAGCACTTTAACAAATGCTTTCATGATTGTCTCACTGAAGCTGAATTTGAAGCTACGTGGAATGACATGATTATTAAGTTCAACCTTGAAGGTAATGCGTGGCTGAAAAAGTTATATTCACTTCGGGAAAAATGGTGCCCTGCTTTTAGCTTAGATACTTACACAGCGAATATTAGATCCCCCCATAGAGGCGAGAGCATAACTGGTACTTTTCATCAAGTTTCTACAAAAACAATGGATCTCATTGGTCTTGTCCACCATTACGAGAAAAAAACAAGAGCGCTGCGCACAGCAGAGTTGGAGGAGGATTTTCGTTGTAAAAATGGTACGCCTCATCTTAGAGTAAATAGTGGTATCTTTAAGCATGCATCTGCTGAGTACACTGTCAAAATGTATTCATACTTTGAAAATGAGCTTATGAGTATCTTTGCGGTGAGGATGATAGAAGTTGGTAATGATGGCAACCAATATATTTACGAAGCAATCGAAGAAGGTAATCACAGAGCCTACATGATTGACTACAACTCCACTACTGCCATGGTTTTGTGTTCTTGTAAGTTATTTGAATCCATGGGGATTTTGTGCCGGCATTCCCTAAAAGTATTGGACTTAAAAAACTTCACTTGCTTACCACCCCAATACATAATGAAGAGATGGACTAAAGGGGCAAAGAAAAGGGTTGCAGTGAGTGGTGATTCATTTGAGTCGTCATACAAAACGGGGAAATCTTCCCAGTCGTCACGGCTAAGTTCATTGATGCATGAAGCAAATAATGTTTTCAGTGTAGCTGCATTATGTGATTCGGGAACAAGAATCGTCAGACAAAAGTTAGAGGAAGCGATGAAGTTACTTGAAAGTGATGAGGTAACTACTTCCATGGTGGGAAATTTGAGCAAAGTCGATGACTAA
- the LOC137713042 gene encoding uncharacterized protein: MANLAKLEFDALDITEKNYLTWVLDTKIHLKAGNLEDTIREESSSSSQDRVKAMIFIRRHLDEALKSEYLTVEDPLALWNTLKNRYNHQTTMKLCEDTITEEHMLEKTFSTFHASNVLLHQQYRARGCTEYN; this comes from the exons atggcgaacttggcgaagcttgaatttgatgcCCTGGATATTACCGAGAAGAATTACCTGACCTGGgtactggataccaagatccatctgaAAGCAGGGAATCTTGAAGATACAATCAGGGAAGAGAGCAGctcatcctctcaagatcgggTAAAGGCCATGATTTTCATTCGTCGTCATCTTGATGAGGCGCTAAAGAGTGAGtacttaacggttgaagatccaTTAGCTCTCTGGAATACCTTGAaaaacagatacaatcaccagacaacG ATGAAGCTCTGTGAGGATACTATTACTGAGGaacatatgctggaaaagactttcagcacatttcatgcctcTAACGTGCTCCTGCATCAGCAGTATAGAGCGCGAGGCTGCACTGAGTACAACTAG